GTGTGACGAGGTGACCACCAAATTGGTGAGTCGGTTCGCAAATTGAGGACATACACTGGTTGGCCGCCAACAGAGGATTTTGAGCTTGATACGACTCTAATGGCCATGATAACAAACGTTGTTTTCAGATTTTGGCTTCTAGCCGGGTGCCACCAGCCTGAGGATGTTGTACCAGTCAAATGAACCTGCTGGCTAAGTACATAATGAATCCAAAAATCGTCCCTCTCATTGCTGCCGTGTGCAGCTGTTTTGCAATCACCTACTCCGCCCGCGCCCAAGGAAGTCTCACGCCACCTGGCGCGCCCGCGCCGACGATGAAGACTTTGGCGCAAATCGAGCCGCGCACGCCGATTTCGTCGCTGCCTTACGTTATCACCAACTCCGGTTCCTACTATGTGACAACCAATCTGACAGCAACCAACATAAATACGGGCATTACGATTATCGCCAACCAGGTCACGATCGACCTGGGCGGTTTCACTTTGCAAGGTCCAGCAGTTTCAGGCGTCGGAATCTATGTTGGGGGCAGTCTTACCAATGTGGTTTTACGGAATGGCAGCGTGACTGGTTGGGGCAGCCATGGCGTGGATGCCTACAACGGCGGCTATCCGCGCAACATGCTTTTTGAGCACCTCACCATATCCGGCAATGGTGGGCACGGCCTGTACACTGAGGCGGGCAGCATCGTGCGCGACTGCCTTTTCATAAACAATATCAACGACGGACTCAACAGCGTCGGCGGCGAAATAAGCGGCTGTATTGCCCGCAAGAATGGAGGTTACGGCTTCGAGACCAGCTACGCCACCCTGCACCACTGCCTGGCCGAGTATAATGGCGGTGGCGGCGGCTTCAGCCTTTATTCCAGCCGGGCGCTGGATTGTAACAGCCAATTTAACTCAGGCACCGGGTTTGATTGTTTTGGAATAGGGGATGCAATTCGCAAGTGCCGGATCGCCTCTAACAATGGCAACGCCATTCACATTAATAGCGACAACGGAGCGAACGTGATCGAGGATTGTGAAATTGAGAATAACAGCTTGTATGGCATCTACGGTCCTGGTACCGGCGGCTCATTTATTGCCAGAAATAATTTTAGCCTGAACGTCGCTGGCGGCATTGTGATTTCAGACAGCAACAATTATATTGAGGGCAATCATGTGGTGACGAGCGTCGGCGTGCATGGCATTTCAATAACCAGTTCCGGTTACACCAATAATGTCGTGGCCAAAAACGTCGTCGTCGGCGGCGGTTCTGCGAGCAATAATTACTCGAATATCGGCGGCGCGAATGATTTCGGGCCGATTGGCAGCGCCGCCAGTGCTACAAGCCCGTGGGCGAACATTTCGCAC
This genomic window from Pedosphaera parvula Ellin514 contains:
- a CDS encoding right-handed parallel beta-helix repeat-containing protein yields the protein MNPKIVPLIAAVCSCFAITYSARAQGSLTPPGAPAPTMKTLAQIEPRTPISSLPYVITNSGSYYVTTNLTATNINTGITIIANQVTIDLGGFTLQGPAVSGVGIYVGGSLTNVVLRNGSVTGWGSHGVDAYNGGYPRNMLFEHLTISGNGGHGLYTEAGSIVRDCLFINNINDGLNSVGGEISGCIARKNGGYGFETSYATLHHCLAEYNGGGGGFSLYSSRALDCNSQFNSGTGFDCFGIGDAIRKCRIASNNGNAIHINSDNGANVIEDCEIENNSLYGIYGPGTGGSFIARNNFSLNVAGGIVISDSNNYIEGNHVVTSVGVHGISITSSGYTNNVVAKNVVVGGGSASNNYSNIGGANDFGPIGSAASATSPWANISH